In Nakamurella antarctica, the following are encoded in one genomic region:
- a CDS encoding ABC transporter permease yields the protein MSTDLSVRTEAKRRQPTHLRGQFSWPGTTPALLVAALFTVGPLAIIFLFSFLSRPAQGGGVVYKFTLEPYISALYQSDFVGKTVFDGRYLRVFGDSLLQALITTAVCLVLAFPIALWIATRPQRLQNLLVLLITIPFWTNLLVRTYAWILILNENGIVNSGATALGLPKMELLYTPLASQIGLIYTFLPFMVLPIYASLAGFDFRLAEAAYDLGARKVTVLRRIIVPLAVPGILSGVLLVFMPAFGSYVQPVLLGGGKVLLVGNLIASQFGDARNWPFGAALSVIILIMLMLALMGIAVYSRKAGKKVEISL from the coding sequence GTGAGCACCGACCTTTCTGTCCGCACCGAGGCAAAGCGGCGCCAGCCGACGCATTTACGCGGACAATTCTCGTGGCCGGGCACAACGCCTGCTCTTCTAGTCGCAGCACTGTTCACTGTGGGCCCACTCGCAATCATTTTCTTGTTTTCATTCTTGTCTCGCCCCGCCCAGGGTGGCGGTGTCGTCTACAAGTTCACGCTGGAGCCCTATATCAGCGCTTTGTATCAGAGTGATTTTGTCGGCAAAACCGTTTTCGACGGACGCTACCTACGCGTTTTCGGAGATTCCTTGCTGCAAGCACTCATCACCACTGCGGTGTGTCTGGTGCTCGCGTTTCCTATCGCGCTATGGATTGCAACTCGGCCCCAACGGCTGCAGAACTTGCTCGTGCTCCTCATCACCATCCCGTTTTGGACGAACCTTCTCGTTCGCACCTATGCCTGGATTCTGATTCTCAATGAAAACGGTATCGTCAACAGTGGTGCGACCGCTCTGGGACTGCCAAAAATGGAACTTCTATACACACCACTGGCATCGCAAATAGGCCTTATTTACACATTTCTTCCATTTATGGTGCTTCCCATTTACGCCTCGCTCGCAGGCTTCGATTTCCGCTTGGCGGAGGCTGCCTACGATTTAGGCGCTAGAAAAGTAACGGTTTTGCGGCGAATTATCGTGCCGTTGGCCGTCCCCGGTATTCTATCGGGAGTCTTGCTGGTCTTCATGCCGGCATTCGGTTCTTATGTCCAGCCGGTACTGCTTGGTGGGGGTAAAGTCTTACTGGTCGGAAATCTCATTGCCTCTCAATTTGGTGACGCTCGGAACTGGCCGTTCGGCGCCGCGCTCTCGGTGATCATCCTGATAATGCTGATGCTCGCACTGATGGGTATCGCTGTCTATTCTCGAAAAGCGGGCAAGAAGGTGGAGATTTCGCTATGA
- a CDS encoding amidohydrolase — translation MGGIEALRCDLTKCASAEQVYAEIARYAASEPDLPWILGGGWRMPFFPGGSPRREDLDKIVPDRPVFLINTDHHGAWVNSTALELAGIDATTPDPEDGRIDRDSDGVPSGMLHEGAADIVGAVLPTTTSEEVRAGVLTGERVLFGFGITGWEEAILGSYAGYEDFTPYYRELLDEGLLRGRVSGALWVSRDFDGMTIPEFVADLERRRDQYARAGLRLDTAKIMVDGVPENETAAMEEPYQAECSCTGGRGLSYFNAEQLCELVPLLNARGISAHFHAIGDRAVRYCLDAVEGVPATDRASVRNHIAHLQVINPDDLARFGALGVTANIQPLWACLDAQMATMTLPLMGELRSQWQYQFASLERAGANIVCGSDWPVSTSDPWQGMHVAVNRRAPGETEAEPLLPHEALSLASILTAYTRGSHDLLGMPGGVIEVGGVCDLAIADRDPFAGPASDIYLTRNVLTTLDGEIVFEAEPRA, via the coding sequence ATCGGCGGCATCGAGGCACTGAGGTGCGACCTCACCAAGTGCGCCAGCGCAGAACAGGTGTACGCCGAGATCGCGAGGTACGCCGCTTCGGAGCCCGACCTCCCATGGATCCTGGGCGGAGGGTGGCGGATGCCGTTCTTCCCCGGCGGAAGCCCGCGCCGCGAGGATCTCGACAAAATCGTGCCCGATCGGCCAGTGTTTCTCATCAATACCGATCACCACGGCGCGTGGGTCAACAGCACAGCGCTCGAGCTGGCAGGCATTGATGCGACGACGCCCGATCCCGAGGATGGGCGGATCGACCGCGACTCCGATGGCGTGCCGAGCGGAATGTTGCACGAGGGGGCCGCTGACATCGTCGGAGCCGTACTGCCCACCACCACTAGCGAGGAGGTTCGCGCCGGGGTGTTGACCGGGGAACGTGTCCTTTTCGGGTTCGGTATCACCGGTTGGGAGGAGGCCATTCTAGGTAGCTACGCGGGTTACGAAGATTTCACCCCTTACTACCGAGAGCTGCTTGACGAGGGGCTTCTGCGGGGACGCGTGAGCGGAGCGCTGTGGGTATCGCGCGATTTCGACGGCATGACCATTCCTGAATTCGTCGCAGACCTTGAGCGACGCCGCGACCAATACGCGCGCGCCGGGTTGCGCCTCGACACCGCGAAAATCATGGTCGATGGGGTCCCGGAGAACGAAACTGCGGCTATGGAAGAGCCCTACCAAGCGGAATGTTCGTGCACCGGCGGTCGGGGCCTCTCCTACTTCAATGCCGAGCAACTCTGCGAGCTGGTGCCGCTGCTCAACGCTCGCGGCATTTCCGCCCACTTTCACGCTATTGGCGACCGGGCTGTCCGCTACTGCCTCGACGCCGTCGAGGGGGTGCCCGCAACAGATCGTGCATCCGTCCGCAACCATATTGCTCACCTCCAGGTCATCAACCCGGACGATCTCGCTCGCTTTGGCGCCCTGGGCGTGACCGCGAACATCCAGCCACTGTGGGCCTGCCTAGATGCACAGATGGCGACTATGACGTTGCCGCTGATGGGCGAGCTCCGCAGCCAGTGGCAGTACCAATTCGCCTCTCTCGAGCGTGCTGGGGCGAATATTGTCTGCGGGTCTGACTGGCCCGTTTCTACCTCTGACCCTTGGCAGGGCATGCACGTGGCGGTCAATCGCCGCGCCCCTGGGGAGACCGAGGCGGAGCCCCTGCTCCCCCACGAAGCACTTTCGTTGGCCTCCATCTTGACCGCCTACACCCGCGGTTCGCACGATCTACTAGGGATGCCCGGTGGCGTGATTGAGGTCGGCGGAGTGTGCGATCTGGCAATCGCTGATCGAGATCCTTTTGCTGGCCCGGCTTCTGACATCTACCTGACGCGCAACGTGCTGACCACGCTTGACGGGGAGATCGTCTTCGAAGCCGAACCGAGGGCGTGA
- a CDS encoding IclR family transcriptional regulator gives MFEISNSRDGDGHGHAGSGCAGKALMRVVPALDRGLEILEFLGSVDGPVRPAEIIARLGLPRTAVYELIHTLRERGFVEPVGEGHLWLGAQLFSLGSKYAGKLDVARVGQEIAAFVTQQVEETVQVGVLRGRNVLYIARSDPDRIVRLVSAVGRQLPAHCTALGKVLLSELTTAELEARLGNGELEALTARSITDPAVLRTELATILQTGVAYDDRESNLEVNCIAAPVRNVVGDCVAAISISVPLARMTPDRTEIIRDAVLAGAQRISSRLGYSPVAGTAG, from the coding sequence GTGTTCGAAATATCGAACTCGCGAGATGGAGATGGTCATGGGCACGCAGGCAGTGGCTGCGCGGGCAAAGCGCTGATGCGCGTGGTCCCCGCTTTAGACCGCGGTCTGGAGATCCTGGAGTTTCTGGGCTCCGTTGACGGCCCCGTCCGTCCGGCCGAGATCATCGCGCGCCTGGGGTTGCCTCGAACCGCTGTGTACGAACTGATCCACACACTTCGAGAACGCGGTTTTGTGGAACCAGTGGGGGAGGGCCACCTGTGGCTGGGCGCACAACTTTTCTCGCTGGGCAGCAAATACGCAGGAAAACTCGACGTCGCCAGAGTGGGACAAGAGATCGCTGCCTTCGTGACGCAGCAGGTGGAAGAAACCGTGCAGGTAGGCGTGCTCCGAGGGCGAAATGTGCTCTACATCGCGCGATCTGACCCTGATCGAATAGTTCGGCTCGTTTCCGCCGTCGGACGCCAACTGCCAGCTCACTGCACAGCCTTGGGCAAAGTACTGCTGTCCGAGCTGACGACAGCGGAGCTGGAAGCACGGCTCGGCAACGGTGAACTCGAGGCTCTCACCGCTCGGAGCATTACCGATCCTGCGGTGCTCAGGACCGAACTAGCGACCATCCTGCAGACGGGGGTGGCATACGACGATCGTGAATCGAACCTCGAGGTGAACTGCATCGCGGCGCCCGTCAGGAACGTCGTCGGTGATTGCGTTGCTGCTATCAGCATCTCGGTTCCATTGGCCCGAATGACGCCGGATCGGACCGAAATAATTCGGGACGCGGTACTGGCGGGCGCCCAACGAATCTCGTCGCGGCTTGGCTATTCGCCAGTCGCGGGCACGGCTGGCTAA
- a CDS encoding DUF2071 domain-containing protein produces the protein MTFLHWRVDPSVVAPHMPAGCRPDVIDGSAWVGIIAFQMSQSSFFGSPNVPWLGNFPEVNVRLYSIDEHGRRGVVFASLEASHLIPVLVARAVFGLKYQWASMRIGQRDGKVAYRTSRHGNPAASSHIIVRPGHDVAANAELASDPISTFLTARWAFHERHLGRTIYCRNHHEPWPLQRAELVYLNDSLMAAAGFEGLADRAPESVLYASAITTVFAAPQLR, from the coding sequence GTGACGTTCTTGCACTGGCGCGTTGATCCCAGCGTGGTGGCGCCGCATATGCCAGCGGGGTGCCGTCCTGACGTCATCGACGGGAGCGCCTGGGTGGGGATCATCGCTTTCCAAATGTCACAGAGTTCGTTCTTTGGCAGCCCAAATGTGCCGTGGCTGGGCAACTTTCCCGAGGTAAACGTGCGCCTCTACTCCATTGATGAGCACGGCCGGCGAGGCGTGGTGTTCGCCAGCCTGGAGGCATCGCACCTCATACCCGTACTCGTTGCCCGGGCCGTCTTCGGTCTTAAATACCAGTGGGCCTCCATGCGGATCGGCCAGCGCGACGGCAAAGTGGCCTACCGCACCTCCCGTCACGGCAACCCCGCAGCCTCCTCGCACATCATCGTGCGCCCAGGTCACGACGTCGCAGCAAACGCAGAACTGGCCAGCGACCCGATTTCCACCTTCCTCACCGCTCGATGGGCGTTCCACGAGAGGCATCTGGGCCGGACGATTTACTGCCGAAATCACCATGAGCCCTGGCCGCTACAGCGCGCCGAACTTGTGTACCTCAACGACTCTCTGATGGCCGCCGCGGGTTTCGAAGGCCTAGCCGACCGAGCCCCCGAATCAGTGCTGTACGCCTCCGCGATCACCACCGTCTTTGCGGCGCCACAGCTGCGCTAG
- a CDS encoding ABC transporter ATP-binding protein, producing MVIAGARKTFITPEKTYVNAIDDVSFTIRQGEFFVMLGPSGCGKTTLLRSIAGLDTLDGGEIHLGGLRIDLLAPHERPVNTVFQSYALFPHLTVAQNIAFGLEMERKPKAEIARRVTEMLDLVRLSEMANRKPDQLSGGQQQRVALARALAKQPKVLLLDEPLAALDLKLRRGMQAELKRLQRATGITFVFVTHDQDEALSMGDRVAVFNEGRPEQIGTPEEIYEQPVSRFVADFVGETNFVVAPATRVGAGADERLEVLLPSGDSVYLSSVVPTPDGTVTLAIRPERLTFSPREVHFAAGVLAKLVYMGTDLRCSVELADGTEIAIRVPPPFDVDILPGAEVALYTDVTSLRALIPETQSAS from the coding sequence TTGGTTATTGCAGGGGCACGCAAAACCTTCATCACGCCTGAAAAGACGTACGTCAATGCAATCGATGATGTGTCGTTCACCATCCGTCAGGGCGAGTTTTTTGTCATGCTCGGTCCCTCGGGGTGCGGGAAGACCACCCTGTTGCGGAGCATCGCGGGGCTGGACACGCTGGATGGCGGCGAAATCCACTTGGGCGGTCTCCGCATAGACCTGCTTGCCCCACACGAGCGGCCGGTGAATACGGTGTTCCAGTCGTACGCACTTTTCCCGCATCTGACCGTTGCGCAGAATATTGCCTTTGGTCTCGAGATGGAACGTAAACCCAAGGCTGAGATTGCGCGGCGCGTCACTGAGATGCTCGACCTGGTGCGGTTGTCGGAGATGGCCAACCGTAAGCCCGACCAGCTCTCTGGCGGTCAGCAACAGCGGGTCGCGCTCGCCCGGGCGCTGGCAAAGCAACCGAAAGTGCTGTTACTTGACGAGCCGCTGGCCGCGCTCGACCTCAAACTGCGACGGGGCATGCAGGCCGAATTGAAGCGTCTGCAGCGGGCCACCGGTATTACGTTCGTCTTCGTCACCCACGACCAAGACGAAGCGTTGAGCATGGGCGATCGCGTTGCCGTCTTTAACGAGGGGCGGCCCGAGCAGATTGGCACCCCGGAAGAGATCTATGAGCAACCCGTCAGCCGATTCGTGGCCGACTTCGTGGGTGAGACCAATTTTGTAGTCGCACCGGCGACCCGGGTCGGTGCTGGGGCTGACGAACGTCTGGAAGTGCTACTGCCCAGCGGCGATTCGGTGTACCTCAGCTCCGTGGTGCCGACTCCCGACGGCACAGTCACCCTGGCCATTCGTCCCGAGCGCCTTACCTTTTCTCCACGGGAGGTGCACTTCGCCGCCGGTGTCCTTGCCAAGCTCGTCTACATGGGCACAGACCTGCGATGCTCGGTCGAACTGGCGGACGGCACGGAAATCGCCATCCGGGTGCCCCCGCCCTTTGACGTCGACATCCTCCCTGGCGCCGAAGTGGCTCTATATACCGATGTCACGTCGCTGCGAGCTTTGATTCCCGAAACTCAGTCTGCGTCGTGA
- a CDS encoding aldehyde dehydrogenase (NADP(+)), translating to MARTPFTNKNQEHTMTASTAADTAALIEAAHSAFLKGQAASPAERAEWLTAIATTLDANAEELIGLAAEETHLATARLTGELTRTAFQLRLLAEEITAGFHLDATIDHSDASWGMGPRPDIRRMNVPLGVVGVFGASNFPFAFSVIGGDSSSALAAGAAVVHKIHSAHLKLGLRTSELVSGALAAAGAPQGLFGSVVGRAAAEMLVDHPLVKAVGFTGSTAGGRALFDRACARPVPIPFFGELGSINPVVVTQKAWARRGDQILREFAMSFTMGMGQFCTKPGLLFVPAGDWDQISSALSGALLGSAGTEMLSDGLHEAFEESLRAVAAEDGVSVIVQGRNAPVPLPSVLGTTSAVVRNNPSILHREMFGPASLVVQYETEDELPALVELLEGQLTATLQAEDDDDLGDLVGLLREKAGRLLWNGWPTGVTVSYAQQHGGPYPATTSASSSVGTSAIARFMRPVAFQSFPAQRLPMALRDDNPWRVVQRVNGSVASQG from the coding sequence CTGGCTCGGACCCCTTTCACCAACAAAAATCAGGAGCACACCATGACAGCCAGCACCGCTGCGGACACCGCAGCTCTCATCGAGGCAGCGCACTCGGCATTCCTCAAGGGGCAGGCTGCCTCCCCCGCAGAACGAGCCGAGTGGCTCACCGCGATCGCGACCACACTCGATGCCAACGCGGAAGAATTAATCGGGTTGGCCGCCGAGGAAACTCACCTCGCCACAGCGCGGCTCACCGGCGAACTCACGCGGACAGCTTTCCAGTTACGCCTGCTTGCCGAGGAGATCACAGCCGGATTCCACCTCGATGCCACGATCGACCACAGCGACGCATCATGGGGAATGGGACCGAGGCCCGACATTCGGCGAATGAATGTCCCGCTGGGTGTCGTCGGTGTATTCGGCGCCTCCAATTTTCCGTTCGCGTTCAGCGTTATTGGTGGCGATAGCTCATCGGCCCTGGCCGCTGGCGCCGCTGTAGTCCATAAAATCCACAGTGCCCATCTGAAGCTGGGGTTGAGAACGAGCGAGCTGGTCAGCGGAGCCCTCGCCGCGGCGGGCGCTCCGCAAGGCCTCTTCGGCTCGGTGGTGGGCCGCGCGGCCGCTGAGATGCTCGTCGATCATCCCCTCGTGAAAGCGGTGGGGTTCACGGGTTCAACGGCTGGTGGTCGCGCGTTGTTTGATCGAGCTTGCGCTCGCCCCGTCCCCATCCCGTTCTTCGGAGAACTTGGCAGCATCAATCCCGTCGTCGTCACCCAGAAGGCCTGGGCAAGGCGAGGGGACCAGATCCTTCGCGAGTTTGCCATGTCATTCACCATGGGAATGGGGCAATTCTGCACAAAGCCGGGCCTCCTATTCGTACCGGCGGGTGATTGGGATCAGATCAGTAGCGCACTCAGTGGCGCGCTGCTGGGATCTGCGGGGACCGAAATGCTCAGCGACGGGCTCCATGAGGCGTTCGAAGAATCGCTCCGCGCCGTCGCTGCAGAAGACGGGGTATCCGTCATTGTGCAGGGCCGCAACGCACCAGTGCCCTTACCCAGCGTGCTCGGCACGACATCGGCGGTGGTTCGGAATAATCCGAGCATCCTGCACCGTGAAATGTTTGGCCCTGCTTCACTTGTCGTCCAATACGAGACGGAAGACGAGTTGCCAGCGCTGGTTGAACTGCTCGAAGGCCAGTTGACGGCAACGCTGCAGGCCGAGGACGATGACGACCTTGGCGACCTCGTGGGCTTGCTTCGGGAGAAGGCCGGTCGGTTGCTGTGGAACGGCTGGCCCACGGGAGTGACGGTGAGCTACGCACAACAGCATGGTGGACCTTATCCCGCTACTACTTCGGCATCAAGCTCGGTGGGTACGTCGGCGATCGCACGGTTTATGCGCCCTGTGGCCTTCCAGTCGTTCCCGGCCCAACGACTACCAATGGCCCTGCGCGATGACAATCCGTGGCGGGTTGTCCAGCGCGTCAACGGTAGCGTTGCCAGCCAGGGCTAG
- a CDS encoding SDR family NAD(P)-dependent oxidoreductase: MTTLEGAVVLVAGASGGLGSRISSQLEAAGATVVRASRSTGSDFRTSAAAEEAVSGVLAQHGRLDGLVVATGVVAFGAASELEPATLEELFAVNTIGPVLLITASAKHLAASAKEGREPFVITLSGVVSEMPMAGLAAYSASKAGLAGFVVAASREYRRVGVRLVDARPGHTATQLSEHPIAGSAPKFGQALDPDRVAERILKAIVDGEKDLPSTEF; encoded by the coding sequence ATCTCGTATCTCATCCCAGCTTGAAGCAGCGGGCGCCACCGTAGTACGAGCTTCCCGCTCTACTGGATCCGATTTCCGTACGTCCGCTGCAGCAGAAGAAGCGGTCTCAGGTGTCCTGGCTCAGCACGGCAGGCTCGACGGTCTCGTCGTTGCCACTGGTGTCGTCGCATTCGGCGCCGCCTCGGAACTTGAACCCGCGACACTGGAGGAGCTTTTCGCCGTCAACACCATCGGACCCGTTTTGCTGATCACCGCGAGTGCGAAACATCTTGCAGCGTCAGCGAAAGAGGGCCGCGAGCCTTTCGTGATCACGCTGAGCGGCGTCGTTTCGGAAATGCCAATGGCGGGTCTTGCTGCCTATTCCGCGTCGAAGGCTGGTCTTGCGGGGTTCGTGGTTGCTGCCTCTCGCGAATACCGTCGCGTCGGTGTCCGCTTGGTCGATGCCCGTCCTGGCCATACCGCGACGCAGCTTTCAGAGCACCCGATCGCAGGCTCAGCACCCAAGTTCGGCCAGGCGTTAGACCCGGACCGGGTCGCGGAGCGCATCCTGAAAGCGATTGTGGATGGCGAAAAGGACCTGCCAAGCACGGAGTTCTAA
- a CDS encoding TetR/AcrR family transcriptional regulator codes for MSEEDKPAAAPRRPGRPAKALLTQADIARGALAIIDEKGWHNCTMKALAQSLGVRSPSLYHHIDGQGALVSLVRALIVTQIHDPTIVDLPWDEAIRRFAIAYYRVFSAHPNTIQVLSTTPVRDADTVGMYETFVRVFVGGGGEIGRALGALIELENLALGFAYAANAEEVLLDPSFVETFSAPLLAEATRSRTDQDGVSETSFLGLLNRYIDILRRDFEDAAVHAFPHHPMTSTDSEKGPHS; via the coding sequence ATGTCTGAGGAAGACAAGCCGGCAGCTGCCCCCAGACGCCCGGGCCGACCGGCCAAAGCCCTGCTTACCCAAGCCGACATTGCGCGGGGGGCGCTCGCGATTATTGACGAAAAGGGTTGGCACAACTGCACTATGAAGGCCCTCGCGCAGAGTCTTGGGGTCCGATCCCCTTCGCTTTACCACCACATCGACGGGCAAGGCGCCTTGGTCTCTCTGGTGCGCGCGCTCATCGTCACCCAGATTCACGACCCGACCATTGTCGACCTGCCGTGGGATGAGGCGATCCGTCGATTCGCGATTGCCTATTACCGAGTCTTCTCAGCGCATCCCAACACCATCCAGGTGCTCAGTACGACCCCGGTGCGCGACGCCGACACCGTCGGGATGTACGAGACATTCGTCCGGGTTTTCGTTGGCGGCGGGGGTGAGATCGGCCGCGCGTTGGGGGCATTGATCGAGCTGGAGAATCTCGCGCTCGGGTTCGCTTACGCAGCGAATGCCGAAGAGGTGTTGCTCGACCCCTCCTTTGTTGAAACGTTCAGTGCGCCGCTACTCGCAGAGGCAACTCGGAGCCGCACGGACCAAGACGGAGTGTCCGAAACAAGCTTCCTTGGCCTGCTCAACCGCTACATCGACATATTGCGGCGCGACTTCGAGGACGCCGCAGTCCACGCCTTTCCGCATCACCCCATGACGTCCACCGACTCGGAAAAAGGACCCCACTCGTGA
- a CDS encoding extracellular solute-binding protein, with the protein MASTRFGRRFVSALVIPVVGALALASCSGGSDASKGTDSPKGYVEATSGEVNLYTWSDYYPADLIKKFKTDTGITLNVDYYDSNENLEAKLRASNGAGYDVVVPTDYMVKILADSNLLLPFDAKSLPNGVNIKDSFFDVYFDQGRKYTIPYLYGTNSIMYDSAVITEKIDSWADYFNPPASAGKVGIQNDQVEAVNAALRATGAQPCTKDGAQLQAAQDLLKSFKSRVSTINSDGILERLATGEEKMAMIYSGAAYRAALERPSLKYVYPKEGVNLWQDNFAIPVGAKNVDQAKTFLNWMLKPENMAVAVNFQGYASGVKGTDELMKPELASSPAIVIPPGYDLAKPVPPCDNEATANYSKIFETFKG; encoded by the coding sequence ATGGCTAGTACTAGGTTTGGGCGCAGATTCGTCTCCGCTCTCGTCATTCCTGTCGTGGGTGCGTTGGCCCTCGCATCGTGCAGCGGCGGTTCCGACGCGTCGAAAGGCACAGACTCGCCCAAAGGATACGTCGAGGCCACCAGCGGAGAGGTCAATCTCTACACGTGGAGTGACTACTACCCCGCTGATCTTATTAAGAAGTTCAAGACTGATACTGGGATTACGCTTAATGTTGACTATTATGATTCTAATGAGAATCTTGAAGCAAAGCTGCGCGCCTCAAATGGCGCAGGCTATGACGTAGTGGTACCGACCGACTACATGGTGAAGATTCTGGCAGATTCCAATTTGCTTCTCCCTTTCGATGCTAAGAGCTTGCCGAACGGTGTCAACATCAAAGATTCATTCTTTGACGTCTATTTTGATCAGGGCCGTAAGTATACGATTCCTTACCTTTACGGCACGAACTCCATCATGTACGACAGCGCGGTGATCACCGAAAAGATAGATTCATGGGCGGATTACTTCAACCCGCCCGCATCGGCGGGGAAGGTCGGCATCCAGAACGACCAGGTTGAGGCGGTCAACGCTGCCTTGCGCGCCACCGGCGCACAACCCTGCACCAAGGATGGCGCACAACTGCAGGCGGCGCAGGATCTGCTCAAAAGCTTCAAGTCTCGTGTGAGCACCATCAACAGCGACGGCATTCTGGAACGGCTCGCCACCGGCGAGGAGAAGATGGCGATGATCTACAGCGGCGCCGCCTATCGAGCAGCCTTGGAGAGGCCTTCGCTCAAGTACGTCTATCCCAAAGAAGGCGTGAATCTGTGGCAAGACAACTTCGCGATTCCAGTCGGTGCTAAGAATGTTGACCAGGCCAAGACCTTTCTGAACTGGATGCTGAAGCCAGAGAATATGGCGGTTGCGGTGAACTTTCAGGGCTACGCATCGGGTGTGAAAGGTACGGATGAGCTGATGAAACCCGAGCTTGCTAGCAGCCCCGCGATCGTAATTCCGCCGGGCTACGACTTGGCAAAGCCCGTCCCGCCCTGCGACAACGAGGCGACTGCTAACTACTCGAAGATCTTCGAGACGTTTAAGGGCTGA
- a CDS encoding ABC transporter permease encodes MSSQPVEPGSLERAVMPVRKAARGLRLRDFPGVGPVAILGMVFLYVPILITSVYAFNDGDSALIWKGFSLRWFSDVAQNANLLKSVRVSLEIATVATIFATIFALLFALSVDQLRARGSGIATAVLTAPLVIPEIVLAVATLGFIRIIGLQPGMAALMLAHTSFCIPFALMPLRARLKSLGTIYFEVATDLGASAWQTFRRIMLPLLVPGIISGAILSFVISLDDFIISNFLAGSGSTPLPVFLFGLIRKGASPAVNVIALMLLLLAIIVTTITFLQSQQRRKRHG; translated from the coding sequence ATGAGTTCTCAACCCGTCGAACCCGGCAGCCTTGAGCGTGCCGTGATGCCGGTTCGCAAAGCCGCGCGCGGACTCAGGCTCCGCGACTTTCCCGGCGTAGGCCCAGTCGCAATTTTGGGCATGGTATTTCTGTATGTTCCGATTCTGATCACGTCCGTCTACGCGTTTAATGACGGTGACTCGGCGCTGATTTGGAAGGGTTTCAGTCTTCGCTGGTTCAGTGACGTGGCGCAGAATGCCAACCTGTTGAAGTCCGTTCGAGTGTCGCTGGAGATTGCCACGGTGGCAACGATTTTTGCCACCATCTTTGCCCTGCTTTTTGCGCTCTCGGTAGATCAGTTGCGGGCTAGGGGCAGTGGTATTGCCACCGCTGTCCTCACAGCGCCGCTGGTGATCCCCGAAATTGTGCTCGCGGTCGCGACGTTGGGCTTTATCCGGATCATCGGGTTGCAACCCGGGATGGCTGCTCTGATGCTGGCGCACACTTCGTTCTGCATCCCATTTGCGTTAATGCCGTTGCGTGCACGCCTCAAGAGCCTTGGCACTATTTATTTTGAGGTCGCTACAGATCTTGGTGCGAGCGCGTGGCAGACATTCCGGAGAATTATGTTGCCCTTGTTGGTTCCGGGCATTATCTCCGGAGCCATTCTGTCGTTCGTCATCTCGCTCGATGATTTTATTATCTCGAATTTCTTGGCAGGTTCGGGCTCTACCCCGCTTCCCGTGTTTCTATTTGGCCTTATTCGTAAGGGTGCGAGTCCCGCAGTGAACGTCATTGCTCTGATGCTCCTACTACTCGCAATCATCGTTACCACCATTACATTTTTGCAATCTCAACAAAGGAGAAAACGGCATGGCTAG